The DNA window CCTCGAGGTGCCACTGATGAAACCGCGCATTCCAATCGTCATGCAACTCCGCGCGGAGGCGCCGCATGTCCTCCGCCAGCTCCGGCTGCCGGCGCCGCACTTCTCGAAGGCCGCGCTCGATGTCGCCGGTGTCGTTACCGACGAACACGGTGCCCCTGCGGAAGACCGCCTGCATTGCATCCGAGCGCGAGGTGACGAGCGGCAGACCCTGCGATGCCGCCTCGTAGGCACCGCAGAGCATCGTGTGGGGACGCGTACACAACACGATCGCGGCGTCCGCTTGCTGGAGGAGCGCGTTGTACGACCGGCGATCCAAGAAGCCGGTCAGGTGGATGTTCGGCGAAAGCCGAGCCCGAGTGCTCGCGCTTACGTGGCTGCAGTCGCCGGTGACCCACACGTCCATGTCCTCGGGCAAGGCGGCGATTGCGAGAAACTCGTCGATCGGTTCGTCCTCGTAGAAGGAGAATATCGCTGCGACGTTGAAACGGCCCGGTTGGACCGGAAAGCGCGTGTCGCGCGCGTCGAGGGTCGGCAGGGGATCGGGGAGCACGAAGGGCCGTCCGCCCCAGCCGCGGACGACGTCCGAGAGCCCCTCGTTCGTCACAAGCGTTAGGAGCGCGCGCCGCATGAGGAACTTGTTGAGCGGCGCGAACGGCTTCCACTTGGGCTCGAGGAACACCCCGGTGTGGGCGTCGACCACGAAGCCGCCACCGTGAGTGCGATGATGGACCCATGCCGTGAGCGCGGCGAACGGTGGCGGGTTGGACACCACGGTTACGTCGGGACGGAGCTTCTTCAGCAGGCGCAGTGTTGACACGAACTGCGCGGGATACTTGATCGGCGCGACGATCGGCCGGCGGTACGCAAGATAGTGGATCGTGTGCAGCGGCTTCCGCAACCGCTCGGCGAACGAGGCGCTACGCTGGCAGACCGGATCCCACGTCAGCAGCTCCAAGCGGCAAGGCGTGCTCATGAATTACTTCGACGGTAGCAAGCAGGTTTTTCACCGACAAGGCGCATCTTAGCCTCGCGTGTCGGGTGCGGTTGCGTCGCGGCGACGAGCGACGGTCGCTTCGCCCCATTCGCACATCGCGGCCGCTTCGATTAGGCCGAGCATGAACCAGAAGAGGGCGTTGTAGCCAAAGCCGCGCCACGGAACCCAGTACATTTGCCACGCGAGATTCAGCAGCCCCGCGCCCCACGCGAGTGCGAGCGCGCGGATCTCCAGGGACGCGGATCGCTTTAGGAGGTCTCGGCTCTGGCGGAGGGCGGCGAGCAGGATCCATACCCACGCGAGGCCACCGAGGATGCCGCTTTCCGCGGTGCGCAAGAGGTACTCGTTGTGTACCGTATAAAGCCACTGATCCATTCCGGGCGACAGATAGTCCTTGAACACGTAAGCGTAGGCGCCGGGCCCGACGCCGAACACGGGATGCGCCGCGATGATGTTCATCGCGATCTGCATGAGCCCCGCACGCTCGTCGTACGCATCGCCGACGGATTCCGAGAGCCGCATCTGGATCAGTGGGGAGAGCGCGATCACGACGGAGATCGCCGCGCCGACGATCATGGCGACCGTCCTGGGCTTCATGCGCGTGTACCGGACGCCGAAGAGGAGCAGATACGAGAAGCCGATGACGAAGCCCGCCCACGCCGCCCGCGTGAACGTCAGCACGAGCGACACGAGCCCGATCACCGTGGCGGCGAGCGTCCAGGGGCGTCGCCATGCGGAGCCCGAGATGAGCTGCGCGATCGCGATGAATAAGAGCGGAATCATGTAGCTCGCGAAACCCGCCGGATTCGCACTCACCGTGCCGCCGGGACGCGGCAATTCGTCGCTCAGATCCCACGTGTCGCCGGTGACGTTGAATCCCATGCTGAGCGCCGACTGGATGTAGTAGACGATGCCTTGTGTGATCAGCGTCGCGAGAAGCAGCGTGACCACCTTCCGTACGTCCGCTTCGCTGCGCACGACGCTCATCGCCGCAACGTAGAGGAGAAAGAGCTGGACCTGAGAGAGCAAGAAGTCCGTGCCGGCGAAGTGCTCCGAGCTGAACGCGACCGCGAGCACCGTCATGACGAACATCAGCGCGATCGGACGGTGCAAGTGGCCGCGCCACCGGATCGGCGATCCCTTGTAGTAGAGGATCAGAAGCACGAGCGCGGCGAGGAGTCCGGTACCGTAGATCTGCATTCCGCCGGTCGACGCGCGTCCGTATCCTGGGCGGATCGCGACCTCGGCTTGCAAGGTCACGACGAGCGTCACGACGACGCTTGAGAGGCCGCGCAGGAACGTCATCCCGGCGACGCTGGCGATGGCGATCAGCGTGACGCCGAGGATCCACCGTAGATCCCAGTACCCGAGAGTCAGGACGGCAAACCCGACGGCGATTCCGAATAGCGGTGCAAGGAATGTTGAAGTCGCAAAGGTCCGGCGTGGCTGGGCGGTCGGTGGTGCCGCGGCCAGCGGCCGGAAATCCACTGTGCTCGGGTCGGTTGCGGATGATTCCGTGGTCAACGTGGACTCGTGAAACGCGGACGACTTTTCGCCGCGTTATGCGTCCCCCGCATGATCGAGAGGGCCACGAGCGGCGTCAAGACGCCATCGTGAGGTCCTAGGCGCTCGCCATATCGGTGGCGGCCGACAAAAACCGACATCCCGCTTGCGGCGGAGGTTGTCGCGCCGCCCATGTCGAGCGGGTATCATCCGTAGAGTGGCATCTTGGCACATGGATTGCTTGGGCCTGGGAATGTACTGTAGAAAACGCGCTCCGGTGCCCCGTCACTGCTCGCAGCTCCGTACCGCGGAGCCGTGAGGAATCGAGCCTCAAAATCAAGTGGCCGATCTCACTCACGAAGCGCGTGTACAACATTTGACGTCGCGACTACGGAGCCAACCAATGAAATCTATGTCCACCGCCAGCCCGACCGTCACTATCGCAGACTGCCGTTTGCGCGATGCCGCCGCCGTTGGTCATCGAGCGACAGTGCGCGCGCGCGGCGGTGCACTCATTGCGATCTTGGCGTTCGCCGCGACGGTCAACGCTGAGGCGACGACGTACTACGTCGCGACTACCGGCAGCGACAGCAATCCCGGAACCCAGGCCTCGCCGTGGCGCACCATCGGCAAGTCCGCGGCGTTCATGGGGCCTGGCGACACCGCGATCATCGCAGGCGGGACCTATGCGGAGAAGGTTACGGTCACCAAGAGCGGCACGGCCGCGGCACCGATCAAGTTCCAAGCGGCGTCAGGGCAGAAAGCGATCATCGACGGGGCAATGGTTTCGACCGGCATCTACGGCTCGCTGTGGGCGTTCTCGAGTGTGTCCTACGTCGAACTCGACGGACTCACGATCAAGAACTCGCAAGGCTTTTGCGTGAGCCTCTCGGGCAATTCGACGCACATCGGTGTCGGCAACCTCGACGTCTCGAATTGCGCCGCTGCGGGCGCAATCTGGGTCGAAGGCTCGATGGTTCCATCGTACTCGACCTTCCATGACAACAAGGTCCACGACAATCCGCATGGCGGCATCGTGCTGTGGAACTCGCCCGGCGGATACTACCTGATCGAGCGCAACCGTGTCTGGAACAACGCGGGCGGCGGTAATTTCGACGGCATTCAGGTGGGCGGTGAGGCCGCGGGGCTGCATCATGTCGTCGTGCGCAACAACGTTGCCTACGACAACGGCACGGCGACGGTCGGGGCCGACCAGATCGACATGGGCGGTCACTCGGCAGCGCATCACTATCTGCTCGAAGGCAACGATGTGTGGGGCGTCGGCGGTTCGATCAAGATCCACGGCCAGCCCGCCCAGTACACGATCGCGCGCTTCAACCGCGCGACGGGATTCGGCTTCAACGAGTACGACCGCCCCAATGCTCCCGCCATATACAACAACAGCATCTACGACGCCGCACATGCGGTGCTGTTCTATTCCGACTACGTCGACTCTGGGCACGGAAGCAGTTTCGGCGGGATGGAGCTGCGAAACAACCTGTTCGTCGATTCTAGAGACTATACGTTGGTCGTCGCCGCGGTGTCGGGTGGCAAGATCGACGTGCGACGGTCGTCACTGAAACTCGACGGCAACATGTATCGCTTCGGCAGCAAGGGCATCTCATGGAGTCCGCGCTCGTACAATTGCGGCTTGCCCGCGCCCAACGGCGACATGGAATTTGCTGCTTTCCAGGCCGCCAATGCGCCCGAGGTGCAAGATCCGCGCGGCAAGAAGACCACGGCGGCGGCGACTGCGATCTTCGCGAATCCGTCGGCGCGGAACTACGAGCTGATCGCGGGAAGTCCGGCTATCGATGCCGGCGTGGAGCTCACCACGACCAAAGCGAGCGGGACGCAGACGACCACGGTGCCGGTCGTGCGGGCTTCGTTCTTCCAGGACGGATACGGCGGCTTGATCGAGCCTGATCAGGTAAAGATCGGCGCGAACGCGCCGGTCGCGATCATCTCCGTGGACGACGTCAACAACAAGATAGTCGTCGCGACGCCGATCTCTTTCGCGTCGGGCGCGTCCGTCAATCTGCCGTTCAGTGGCATTGCGCCCGACGTCGGTGCTTTTGAGTTTGCGGCAGGCCTCCCGGCACCGAGCCTGCTGAGTGTCGATCCCGTTCCGTGAAGCACGGCCGTCAGAACTGGGAATGGATGAACGGCCGCGTGGTGAGTGGATAGGAAGAGGAAGAGCAGCAGGATCCAAGCGGTCACCAACATCGCTGCGGCGGTGGGATGGAGTCAGAGCCGGACTCACCAGCCGGGTGATGCCGTCCTGGCGGAGCGGATCGGAATGCGTCGCGCAGCCGCTCTGTAGGAGGGAGATCGCCGGGTTTCGCTGGCGCGATCCAAGGTCTCGCCGACCGCATATCCCAGGACCACTAGCTAGTTCGCGCGCGAGGCACCATCAGAGCGACGTCGACAACACGCGGCAGCATCACGAACCCGAGCGTCATGGCCGTCGCGAACGGCGTCCGGATCCGGAAGCAGTCGCTGACCGTCCAGCGCCATGGGACTCGTCTTCGAGCGGCTTCCACCCGCGGTTCTCGGAGACCACGCTCGCCGGGGATCCGGCGACGATCGCGTTGCACGCCGCGATGCGCTTCGTCACGACGCTGCCGAGGCCGACGACGACGTTGTCCGCGATGCCGCTTCCAGGTGCGAACCGAACGGCACTTCCGACGTAGCTCCGTCGGCCGATCGTGATATCGCGCTCGATCACCCCGACACCGTGGGTCCAGAACTGAGACTCGCGTCCGGCGATCCACGAGCCGTCGCCGAGAACGAAGCGCCCGGCGACGTCGAAGAAGTGATGGTCCGTGATGCGCGCTTCGCGTCCGATCGAGAGCTCGCGGGCGTACGGTACGGCGCCACGCTCGCTCGCGGTCCAGACTCCGCAATCGAAAACGTTGTGGCTCTCGATGTCGGCGCCGGGGCCGACAGACACCTGCATGGGTCCGACGAATCGGTTGAATCGTCCGATCGTGCAGTGATCGAGCGTAGCCTGTTCAACTGCGATCACGGTGCCGAACCCAACCCGGGCATTAACGATCCGGTAGCCGAAGCACCATCGGTAGAGCCGCGTACGGAGGAAGTTGGACGGCAGCCCGCTTACCGCTATGGCGAGCGCAAGCCGCGCGCGTGAAGTCGGGCGGGGTGCGTCGGCGGGTGTAGCGCTCATGACGACGTCGCCCGGCGGAGTGGCAGCATGCTACGGCAGCGTCGTCCGAGTCGCTGCAGCGTGGCGATCTCCTCGCTCTCGAAGAAGCCGCCGAGGAAAAGCGCACCGACATATGCGGCGGCGGGTACGACGGCGCGAACGGCGAGGTGCTGGCCGCTCGTCAGCCAGGTGAGCACGGCCGCCGCGAGGGCCGCGACCAACGGGATGAGATTCAGCGTCAACGGCGACGACGTTCCCGGCGCACGTCGGCGGAGGTACGCGACCTGGGCAACCGCGTACGCCAGCATCGAGACCAGCGTTGCCAATCCGGCTCCCCATGGGCCGTATGCGGGGATCAGGTACAGGTTTAACGCGACGTTGATGGCGGTGAGCGTGACGTTCATCGCGAGGTCGATGCGCTGCAGCTCCGCAGCCACCAGCACGTACGCGTGGTAGCGCACCCAACCGTACGGTACGAGCGTCCAGACGAGCACCGTCAACGTAGGGCCCGCCGAGCGGAAAGCGGTGCCGTACAAGGTTCCCATCACGTCGTCGCTCACGACCGTGGTCCATGCCGCCAGTGGCAGGCTCCCAGCCGCCAAGAATCGCATGGCGAGGCGCCCAAGGCGTGCCAGCTCGGCGCGATTCGATCGCACTGCGGCGGCGAGCTGCGGGTACAACGAGAGACAGAAGCTGTGGGGCACGACGAGCGCGAGCTCGAGGATGCGCCACGCGGCGCCGTAGCGTCCGACGTCTTCCACGGTGCCCATCTTCGAGAGCATGAAGACGTCGATCCGCCAGTAAAGCGTCGCGAAGATTGCGATCGCGACGAAAGTCGGCGCGCTTCCGAGCAGCCCCTTTAGGAGCTCGGTCTTGCGGCCCATGCGGACGCGGATGCCGATCGATCGCAGGAGCGCCGTCGCGATGACATTCGCGACGACGCGTCCAGCGACGGCGAGCACGATCACCGTCTCCAGCCCGTAGCCGAGCAGGAGCGCGGGGGCAGCAAGCCCCACCTTGACGGCGTTTTCCGCGAGCGCGACGCACGCGAGATAGTCCATGCGCTCGCGTGCGACGAAGGCCCCATCGTACAGCATGCCACGCGTCGAGGGCAGCAGAGCGAGACTCGCGATTGCGATGGCGATCGCGGTGTCGCGGTCGTAGCCGAGTGCGGGGCCGAGCCCCGCCATCGCCGGCGTGAGAGCCAGCGACGCGATTGTGCCGAGCGTGACTGAATGGTTGAGGATCTCCTCGAGGCGGTCGGCGTGCTGCACGCCGTCACGAGTGATGATCGAATACAGCCCGAGCGGGGCCACCGTCACGAAGAAGTAGAGGTACGTGAGCGCGAGCGTGTACTGGCCGAGACCGTCCGTCCCGAGGATCCGCGAGATCGCGAAGACCAGTATCATCGACAAAGCGGGCATCAGCACCCGGAGGACGACGAGGGCTGCCGTGTTCTTGAGTATACGGCGCCCGGACGATCGCGCTGCTGTCACGTCGTGCGTCATGCGCCTCGGGTCATACTGATGCAGCGAGCTGCGCGTATTCCTCGCGCAGCTCGTCGGCCAGTCGGCATGGGGAGTACTCCCGCTCGATCACGGACCGCGCCTGCTCTGCCATCCGGCGGTTCGCTGCGATGTCCGTCAGCAGGATCTCGACCGCCGCCGCGAGCGCCTGGACGTCTGCGACCGGCACCAGCAGACCCGACCGTCCCGGATCGACTAGCTCGCGGAGGCCCGGGATATCTGTGCCAACGACCGCGACGCCGGCAGCGAACGCCTCCATGACCACGCGCGGAATGCCTTCGGCGTATGAAGGTAGCGCAAGCGCCGTCGCTTCGCGCAGGAACGGCCGGACG is part of the Deltaproteobacteria bacterium genome and encodes:
- a CDS encoding O-antigen ligase family protein, whose protein sequence is MTFLRGLSSVVVTLVVTLQAEVAIRPGYGRASTGGMQIYGTGLLAALVLLILYYKGSPIRWRGHLHRPIALMFVMTVLAVAFSSEHFAGTDFLLSQVQLFLLYVAAMSVVRSEADVRKVVTLLLATLITQGIVYYIQSALSMGFNVTGDTWDLSDELPRPGGTVSANPAGFASYMIPLLFIAIAQLISGSAWRRPWTLAATVIGLVSLVLTFTRAAWAGFVIGFSYLLLFGVRYTRMKPRTVAMIVGAAISVVIALSPLIQMRLSESVGDAYDERAGLMQIAMNIIAAHPVFGVGPGAYAYVFKDYLSPGMDQWLYTVHNEYLLRTAESGILGGLAWVWILLAALRQSRDLLKRSASLEIRALALAWGAGLLNLAWQMYWVPWRGFGYNALFWFMLGLIEAAAMCEWGEATVARRRDATAPDTRG
- a CDS encoding right-handed parallel beta-helix repeat-containing protein encodes the protein MSTASPTVTIADCRLRDAAAVGHRATVRARGGALIAILAFAATVNAEATTYYVATTGSDSNPGTQASPWRTIGKSAAFMGPGDTAIIAGGTYAEKVTVTKSGTAAAPIKFQAASGQKAIIDGAMVSTGIYGSLWAFSSVSYVELDGLTIKNSQGFCVSLSGNSTHIGVGNLDVSNCAAAGAIWVEGSMVPSYSTFHDNKVHDNPHGGIVLWNSPGGYYLIERNRVWNNAGGGNFDGIQVGGEAAGLHHVVVRNNVAYDNGTATVGADQIDMGGHSAAHHYLLEGNDVWGVGGSIKIHGQPAQYTIARFNRATGFGFNEYDRPNAPAIYNNSIYDAAHAVLFYSDYVDSGHGSSFGGMELRNNLFVDSRDYTLVVAAVSGGKIDVRRSSLKLDGNMYRFGSKGISWSPRSYNCGLPAPNGDMEFAAFQAANAPEVQDPRGKKTTAAATAIFANPSARNYELIAGSPAIDAGVELTTTKASGTQTTTVPVVRASFFQDGYGGLIEPDQVKIGANAPVAIISVDDVNNKIVVATPISFASGASVNLPFSGIAPDVGAFEFAAGLPAPSLLSVDPVP
- a CDS encoding flippase, with translation MTHDVTAARSSGRRILKNTAALVVLRVLMPALSMILVFAISRILGTDGLGQYTLALTYLYFFVTVAPLGLYSIITRDGVQHADRLEEILNHSVTLGTIASLALTPAMAGLGPALGYDRDTAIAIAIASLALLPSTRGMLYDGAFVARERMDYLACVALAENAVKVGLAAPALLLGYGLETVIVLAVAGRVVANVIATALLRSIGIRVRMGRKTELLKGLLGSAPTFVAIAIFATLYWRIDVFMLSKMGTVEDVGRYGAAWRILELALVVPHSFCLSLYPQLAAAVRSNRAELARLGRLAMRFLAAGSLPLAAWTTVVSDDVMGTLYGTAFRSAGPTLTVLVWTLVPYGWVRYHAYVLVAAELQRIDLAMNVTLTAINVALNLYLIPAYGPWGAGLATLVSMLAYAVAQVAYLRRRAPGTSSPLTLNLIPLVAALAAAVLTWLTSGQHLAVRAVVPAAAYVGALFLGGFFESEEIATLQRLGRRCRSMLPLRRATSS